In Deltaproteobacteria bacterium, a single window of DNA contains:
- a CDS encoding aspartate aminotransferase family protein, translated as MANKDIIELTGKYVMDTYRRFPVAFVKGKGARLWDADGKEYLDFVAGLAVCNLGHSHPKVVKAIKEQAGKLVHTSNLFHIETQSELAKMLCENSFAGKAFFCNSGAEANEAAIKLARKYFSVKGSPRYHVVSLEKSFHGRTMAAMAATGQKKIQEGFEPLIEKFSYVPFNDARAAAAAITDKTAAIMLEPIQGEGGVNVPKESYLKELRSICDEHGILLIFDEVQVGMGRTGTLFAYENYGVAPDIMTLAKGLAGGVAIGAMLATDKVAEAFKPGSHASTFGGNFLATAAAIAAVNEYKNPKLLNNCKRVGTYLMRKLKALKKEFTFIKDIRGKGLIIGMELTKPGADIVKKCMDKGVLINCTCDTVLRFVPPLNVKRKDVDEMLTALVAAMKEA; from the coding sequence ATGGCCAATAAAGACATAATCGAGCTTACGGGTAAATACGTGATGGATACGTACCGCCGCTTTCCTGTGGCGTTCGTAAAGGGCAAGGGCGCAAGGCTATGGGACGCCGACGGCAAAGAGTATCTTGACTTTGTTGCCGGGCTTGCGGTGTGTAACCTCGGGCATTCGCATCCCAAGGTGGTCAAGGCCATAAAGGAGCAGGCTGGAAAGCTCGTGCATACTTCGAACCTCTTTCACATAGAAACGCAGTCAGAGCTTGCGAAAATGCTTTGCGAGAATTCGTTTGCGGGTAAGGCGTTCTTTTGCAACTCGGGCGCAGAGGCAAACGAGGCCGCGATAAAGCTTGCGCGTAAATACTTTAGCGTAAAGGGCAGCCCGCGCTACCATGTCGTAAGCCTCGAGAAGAGCTTTCACGGCAGAACCATGGCCGCAATGGCAGCGACCGGGCAAAAGAAAATTCAGGAGGGATTTGAGCCGCTCATAGAAAAATTCTCCTATGTGCCGTTTAACGATGCGCGGGCAGCTGCAGCCGCAATAACCGATAAGACAGCGGCAATCATGCTCGAACCCATACAGGGAGAAGGCGGCGTGAACGTGCCAAAGGAGAGTTACCTAAAAGAACTCCGTTCGATATGCGACGAGCACGGCATACTTCTCATCTTCGACGAGGTGCAGGTGGGTATGGGCAGAACAGGGACTCTCTTTGCCTACGAGAACTACGGTGTAGCCCCGGATATCATGACGCTTGCAAAGGGGCTTGCCGGGGGTGTTGCCATAGGCGCGATGCTTGCAACCGATAAAGTGGCGGAGGCCTTCAAGCCCGGAAGCCATGCCTCGACATTCGGAGGTAACTTCCTTGCTACCGCTGCCGCGATAGCTGCTGTAAACGAGTACAAGAACCCGAAGCTCCTTAATAACTGTAAGCGCGTTGGAACGTACCTCATGCGTAAGCTCAAGGCCCTTAAAAAGGAATTCACCTTTATAAAAGACATTCGCGGCAAGGGGCTCATCATCGGCATGGAACTCACAAAGCCCGGCGCGGATATCGTGAAAAAATGCATGGACAAGGGCGTGCTCATTAACTGCACCTGCGATACTGTGCTTCGCTTTGTTCCGCCACTTAATGTAAAGCGCAAGGACGTAGATGAGATGCTCACTGCCCTCGTAGCTGCAATGAAGGAAGCGTAG